A single genomic interval of Argopecten irradians isolate NY chromosome 8, Ai_NY, whole genome shotgun sequence harbors:
- the LOC138330222 gene encoding signal peptide, CUB and EGF-like domain-containing protein 1 isoform X3 gives MCPSRHALLIWGCVLVIIMLLTVTGVDGRKKKKQKHRSGNACETGTHTCDRDAICINTRRRYKCRCKPGFYGTGKICVDENECDYENGGCVHFCQNQSGNYTCSCKEGFVLDRDGHNCIDKNECLENLGGCAAQCVNTLGSYECRCNQGYSLAPDGRTCQYGTYCKENLQCQHYCHTPAGKLVCGCRDGYRLHSNALDCIQTCAAGNGGCQHNCTDGPHGPICSCAPKYILRDDNHTCIASCEVNNGGCDRKCIDTKAGPQCSCPRGFKLHQDDRTCLDIDECQIANGGCSDKCVNTKGGYECVCPRGFKVQVDHHTCTDVDECELNTTCDQRCVNTPGSFHCTCKSGFQLYGITHCADMNECAQNNGGCQHSCENTEGGYRCHCPQGFKLHTNRKDCVSDQTCLPLRTPAKSSMTCVQQDGDQVCTVRCNSRTYSTSPKAENIYRCGASTGYEWLHKLLNQTLSACSEAAEVPVVRKTARILFMANRCRGRRSIREEIRRNITAQLELKKYRCRRKCSITSVSIECDTRKSRRLVQDLKGALIAADIEIEVAPLKAKKKCDFKCTKKRTERRLKKLLKRMKKFINKSQFVVSYEGEGRTVIKKSFKYKKAVNFECPEGKVMAGDQCVACSVGTYFKRKLGICTQCSRGSYQDQEGQTSCIKCPNRIPGVGVLGAKSTAECTVLCEPGTFSHDGLKPCTPCQSGTYGPEYGRTSCFPCGGGLTTSGDGATTFAECSPRVTCTPGNFYDVQSHTCKQCPIASYQPDAGQTFCYACPGSTITDSPATMNSTDCKDAECGGMIGRLQGFIQSPNYPGNYPNNMECIWRIKPSKKRRILVIIPEVFLPREDQCGDSLVMRKSKKASSLTTYEACESTEKPIAFTSQTHRLWIKFKSNGQNSAGGFSIPFVTYNEDYQQLIEDIVRDGRLYDSYQHQSILKDRKMLSVLMEVIAQPYHYFKYANASRTMMPESFIKLLTSKVTRFLRT, from the exons gtaatGCATGTGAAACTGGGACACACACATGTGACCGTGACGCCATTTGTATAAACACGAGACGGAGATACAAATGTCGCTGCAAGCCAGGTTTTTATGGCACAGGGAAAATATGTGTAG ATGAAAACGAGTGTGATTATGAGAACGGAGGATGTGTTCATTTTTGCCAGAATCAGAGTGGGAATTACACCTGTAGCTGTAAAGAAGGATTTGTATTGGACAGGGATGGACACAATTGTATAG aCAAGAACGAGTGTCTAGAAAACCTCGGCGGATGTGCAGCCCAGTGTGTGAATACCCTAGGGAGCTACGAATGTCGGTGTAATCAGGGATATTCTTTGGCCCCTGATGGGCGCACCTGTCAAT atGGGACATATTGTAAAGAAAATTTACAATGCCAGCATTACTGCCACACGCCTGCCGGAAAACTTGTTTGTGGTTGTCGGGATGGCTACAGGCTCCATAGCAACGCCCTGGACTGCATTC AAACATGCGCAGCCGGAAATGGTGGGTGCCAACATAATTGCACGGACGGACCGCATGGCCCAATATGTTCGTGCGctccaaaatatattttgaggGATGACAACCATACATGCATAG CCTCGTGTGAAGTTAATAATGGAGGATGTGATAGAAAATGTATTGACACAAAAGCTGGTCCTCAATGTTCCTGTCCGAGAGGCTTTAAGTTACACCAAGATGACAGAACGTGTCTAG ATATAGATGAATGTCAGATCGCTAACGGTGGGTGTAGTGACAAATGTGTGAATACTAAAGGTGGTTATGAATGCGTTTGTCCTAGAGGGTTCAAAGTTCAAGTGGACCAccacacctgtacag aTGTTGATGAATGTGAACTAAACACCACATGTGACCAACGATGTGTTAACACACCCGGGTCGTTCCATTGCACGTGTAAATCAGGATTCCAACTATATGGGATCACTCACTGTGCAG ATATGAACGAATGTGCCCAGAATAATGGAGGATGCCAGCATTCATGTGAGAATACAGAAGGGGGGTACCGATGTCATTGTCCGCAGGgcttcaaacttcatacaaatCGAAAGGACTGTGTTT CTGACCAGACCTGTTTACCACTTCGTACCCCTGCCAAGTCATCCATGACGTGTGTCCAGCAAGATGGCGACCAAGTGTGCACAGTGCGATGTAACTCACGGACGTACTCCACAAGTCCAAAGGCCGAAAATATCTATAGATGTGGGGCGAGCACGGGATATGAGTGGCTACATAAGCTTCTAAATCAAACGTTATCGGCATGTTCAG aaGCAGCAGAGGTTCCCGTTGTCAGGAAAACAGCAAGGATTTTATTCATGGCAAACAGGTGTCGAGGACGCCGGAGCATAAGAGAGGAGATCCGACGTAACATTACTGCTCAACTTG AGCTGAAGAAATACCGATGTCGCCGGAAGTGCAGTATCACTTCTGTCAGTATTGAATGTGATACCCGGAAGTCACGTCGACTGGTCCAGGACCTGAAGGGAGCGCTCATAGCTGCTGATATTGAAATAGAGGTGGCGCCACTTAAGGCAAAAA AAAAATGTGACTTTAAATGCACGAAAAAGAGGACTGAGAGACGACTGAAAAAGTTATTAAAGCGAATGAagaaattcataaataaatCCCAGTTTGTGGTGAG tTACGAAGGAGAAGGTCGGACTGTGataaagaagtcatttaaatacaaaaaagcGGTGAATTTTGAATGTCCTGAAGGCAAAGTGATGGCAGGCGACCAATGTG TTGCCTGCAGTGTTGGGACATACTTCAAGAGGAAGCTGGGTATTTGTACCCAGTGTTCACGAGGGTCTTATCAGGACCAGGAAGGACAAACGTCGTGTATAAAATGTCCCAACCGTATCCCTGGGGTCGGAGTTCTAGGAGCAAAAAGCACAGCAGAGTGTACAG TGTTGTGTGAACCAGGCACGTTCTCGCATGATGGTCTAAAACCTTGTACTCCGTGTCAATCGGGGACTTACGGACCGGAGTACGGACGCACGTCTTGTTTCCCGTGCGGAGGAGGATTGACTACAAGTGGTGACGGAGCGACAACCTTTGCAGAGTGTTCACCAAGAG TTACGTGTACTCCGGGGAATTTCTACGACGTCCAAAGTCACACGTGTAAGCAGTGTCCCATTGCTAGTTATCAACCGGATGCTGGTCAAACATTCTGTTACGCATGTCCGGGATCCACCATCACCGACTCGCCAGCAACTATGAACAGCACGGATTGTAAAg ATGCCGAATGCGGTGGGATGATAGGAAGATTACAGGGATTCATACAAAGCCCTAACTACCCTGGAAACTACCCCAACAATATGGAGTGTATTTGGAGGATCAAACCGAGCAAAAAACGCCGGATACTCGTCATCATACCGGAAGTGTTCCTACCCAGAGAAGATCAGTGTGGTGATAGCCTCGTTATGAGAAAATCAA AGAAGGCGTCTTCATTGACAACATACGAAGCTTGTGAGAGCACAGAGAAACCTATAGCATTTACATCACAGACGCATAGACTATGGATCAAGTTTAAATCAAACGGACAGAACTCGGCAGGCGGTTTCTCCATTCCATTTGTTACATATAACG AGGATTACCAACAATTAATAGAAGACATCGTGAGAGACGGACGTCTTTATGACTCTTATCAACACCAATCAATCCTAAAG gaCAGAAAGATGTTAAGTGTTCTAATGGAAGTGATTGCACAGCCATATCACTACTTCAAATATGCCAACGCGTCCCGTACGATGATGCCGGAATCTTTTATAAAATTACTGACATCTAAGGTTACTCGTTTCCTTAGAACTTAA
- the LOC138330223 gene encoding uncharacterized protein produces MEPRYLREVTVGYRPCASPVLHERTFNLRTMSACSSRSGTLRSPSPRVSVVKSRASSARPSISLDIRDRMMTELRFYFGKDERFNFRKTFATKSTVRSVANNNYHTNTNDASRQMFRSSLGSPRRRIFTRGVLVGSVRV; encoded by the exons ATGGAGCCACGGTATTTACGGGAAGTTACAGTGGGTTACCGGCCCTGCGCATCACCGGTACTTCACGAGAGGACCTTTAACCTCCGCACGATGTCAGCATGTTCATCAAGATCAGGAACTCTTCGATCACCTTCGCCACGTGTATCTGTGGTGAAGTCACGCGCGAGCTCGGCCCGTCCCTCTATCAGTCTAGACATTAGGGATAGAATGATGACAGAGTTAAGATTTTATTTCGGCAAAGACGAACGT tttaACTTCAGGAAGACATTTGCAACTAAATCTACAGTCAGATCTGTGGCAA ATAATAATTACCACACAAATACCAACGATGCAAGCAGACAGATGTTTAGA TCTTCCCTTGGGAGCCCGAGAAGACGGATATTTACCAGAGGTGTTCTTGTGGGAAGTGTTCGAGTATAA
- the LOC138330222 gene encoding signal peptide, CUB and EGF-like domain-containing protein 1 isoform X2: MLMIVNLTMLSSYLGLILNMMMCIKIATGFEQEYDCGRAANIPSKEFCNACETGTHTCDRDAICINTRRRYKCRCKPGFYGTGKICVDENECDYENGGCVHFCQNQSGNYTCSCKEGFVLDRDGHNCIDKNECLENLGGCAAQCVNTLGSYECRCNQGYSLAPDGRTCQYGTYCKENLQCQHYCHTPAGKLVCGCRDGYRLHSNALDCIQTCAAGNGGCQHNCTDGPHGPICSCAPKYILRDDNHTCIASCEVNNGGCDRKCIDTKAGPQCSCPRGFKLHQDDRTCLDIDECQIANGGCSDKCVNTKGGYECVCPRGFKVQVDHHTCTDVDECELNTTCDQRCVNTPGSFHCTCKSGFQLYGITHCADMNECAQNNGGCQHSCENTEGGYRCHCPQGFKLHTNRKDCVSDQTCLPLRTPAKSSMTCVQQDGDQVCTVRCNSRTYSTSPKAENIYRCGASTGYEWLHKLLNQTLSACSEAAEVPVVRKTARILFMANRCRGRRSIREEIRRNITAQLELKKYRCRRKCSITSVSIECDTRKSRRLVQDLKGALIAADIEIEVAPLKAKKKCDFKCTKKRTERRLKKLLKRMKKFINKSQFVVSYEGEGRTVIKKSFKYKKAVNFECPEGKVMAGDQCVACSVGTYFKRKLGICTQCSRGSYQDQEGQTSCIKCPNRIPGVGVLGAKSTAECTVLCEPGTFSHDGLKPCTPCQSGTYGPEYGRTSCFPCGGGLTTSGDGATTFAECSPRVTCTPGNFYDVQSHTCKQCPIASYQPDAGQTFCYACPGSTITDSPATMNSTDCKDAECGGMIGRLQGFIQSPNYPGNYPNNMECIWRIKPSKKRRILVIIPEVFLPREDQCGDSLVMRKSKKASSLTTYEACESTEKPIAFTSQTHRLWIKFKSNGQNSAGGFSIPFVTYNEDYQQLIEDIVRDGRLYDSYQHQSILKDRKMLSVLMEVIAQPYHYFKYANASRTMMPESFIKLLTSKVTRFLRT, encoded by the exons gtaatGCATGTGAAACTGGGACACACACATGTGACCGTGACGCCATTTGTATAAACACGAGACGGAGATACAAATGTCGCTGCAAGCCAGGTTTTTATGGCACAGGGAAAATATGTGTAG ATGAAAACGAGTGTGATTATGAGAACGGAGGATGTGTTCATTTTTGCCAGAATCAGAGTGGGAATTACACCTGTAGCTGTAAAGAAGGATTTGTATTGGACAGGGATGGACACAATTGTATAG aCAAGAACGAGTGTCTAGAAAACCTCGGCGGATGTGCAGCCCAGTGTGTGAATACCCTAGGGAGCTACGAATGTCGGTGTAATCAGGGATATTCTTTGGCCCCTGATGGGCGCACCTGTCAAT atGGGACATATTGTAAAGAAAATTTACAATGCCAGCATTACTGCCACACGCCTGCCGGAAAACTTGTTTGTGGTTGTCGGGATGGCTACAGGCTCCATAGCAACGCCCTGGACTGCATTC AAACATGCGCAGCCGGAAATGGTGGGTGCCAACATAATTGCACGGACGGACCGCATGGCCCAATATGTTCGTGCGctccaaaatatattttgaggGATGACAACCATACATGCATAG CCTCGTGTGAAGTTAATAATGGAGGATGTGATAGAAAATGTATTGACACAAAAGCTGGTCCTCAATGTTCCTGTCCGAGAGGCTTTAAGTTACACCAAGATGACAGAACGTGTCTAG ATATAGATGAATGTCAGATCGCTAACGGTGGGTGTAGTGACAAATGTGTGAATACTAAAGGTGGTTATGAATGCGTTTGTCCTAGAGGGTTCAAAGTTCAAGTGGACCAccacacctgtacag aTGTTGATGAATGTGAACTAAACACCACATGTGACCAACGATGTGTTAACACACCCGGGTCGTTCCATTGCACGTGTAAATCAGGATTCCAACTATATGGGATCACTCACTGTGCAG ATATGAACGAATGTGCCCAGAATAATGGAGGATGCCAGCATTCATGTGAGAATACAGAAGGGGGGTACCGATGTCATTGTCCGCAGGgcttcaaacttcatacaaatCGAAAGGACTGTGTTT CTGACCAGACCTGTTTACCACTTCGTACCCCTGCCAAGTCATCCATGACGTGTGTCCAGCAAGATGGCGACCAAGTGTGCACAGTGCGATGTAACTCACGGACGTACTCCACAAGTCCAAAGGCCGAAAATATCTATAGATGTGGGGCGAGCACGGGATATGAGTGGCTACATAAGCTTCTAAATCAAACGTTATCGGCATGTTCAG aaGCAGCAGAGGTTCCCGTTGTCAGGAAAACAGCAAGGATTTTATTCATGGCAAACAGGTGTCGAGGACGCCGGAGCATAAGAGAGGAGATCCGACGTAACATTACTGCTCAACTTG AGCTGAAGAAATACCGATGTCGCCGGAAGTGCAGTATCACTTCTGTCAGTATTGAATGTGATACCCGGAAGTCACGTCGACTGGTCCAGGACCTGAAGGGAGCGCTCATAGCTGCTGATATTGAAATAGAGGTGGCGCCACTTAAGGCAAAAA AAAAATGTGACTTTAAATGCACGAAAAAGAGGACTGAGAGACGACTGAAAAAGTTATTAAAGCGAATGAagaaattcataaataaatCCCAGTTTGTGGTGAG tTACGAAGGAGAAGGTCGGACTGTGataaagaagtcatttaaatacaaaaaagcGGTGAATTTTGAATGTCCTGAAGGCAAAGTGATGGCAGGCGACCAATGTG TTGCCTGCAGTGTTGGGACATACTTCAAGAGGAAGCTGGGTATTTGTACCCAGTGTTCACGAGGGTCTTATCAGGACCAGGAAGGACAAACGTCGTGTATAAAATGTCCCAACCGTATCCCTGGGGTCGGAGTTCTAGGAGCAAAAAGCACAGCAGAGTGTACAG TGTTGTGTGAACCAGGCACGTTCTCGCATGATGGTCTAAAACCTTGTACTCCGTGTCAATCGGGGACTTACGGACCGGAGTACGGACGCACGTCTTGTTTCCCGTGCGGAGGAGGATTGACTACAAGTGGTGACGGAGCGACAACCTTTGCAGAGTGTTCACCAAGAG TTACGTGTACTCCGGGGAATTTCTACGACGTCCAAAGTCACACGTGTAAGCAGTGTCCCATTGCTAGTTATCAACCGGATGCTGGTCAAACATTCTGTTACGCATGTCCGGGATCCACCATCACCGACTCGCCAGCAACTATGAACAGCACGGATTGTAAAg ATGCCGAATGCGGTGGGATGATAGGAAGATTACAGGGATTCATACAAAGCCCTAACTACCCTGGAAACTACCCCAACAATATGGAGTGTATTTGGAGGATCAAACCGAGCAAAAAACGCCGGATACTCGTCATCATACCGGAAGTGTTCCTACCCAGAGAAGATCAGTGTGGTGATAGCCTCGTTATGAGAAAATCAA AGAAGGCGTCTTCATTGACAACATACGAAGCTTGTGAGAGCACAGAGAAACCTATAGCATTTACATCACAGACGCATAGACTATGGATCAAGTTTAAATCAAACGGACAGAACTCGGCAGGCGGTTTCTCCATTCCATTTGTTACATATAACG AGGATTACCAACAATTAATAGAAGACATCGTGAGAGACGGACGTCTTTATGACTCTTATCAACACCAATCAATCCTAAAG gaCAGAAAGATGTTAAGTGTTCTAATGGAAGTGATTGCACAGCCATATCACTACTTCAAATATGCCAACGCGTCCCGTACGATGATGCCGGAATCTTTTATAAAATTACTGACATCTAAGGTTACTCGTTTCCTTAGAACTTAA